One part of the Quercus lobata isolate SW786 chromosome 7, ValleyOak3.0 Primary Assembly, whole genome shotgun sequence genome encodes these proteins:
- the LOC115953306 gene encoding uncharacterized protein LOC115953306, with amino-acid sequence MDLKALKFQILHGSIARRMLYRSFVVASCISIIPLFQILSGSDFGTIGSLATTDCTANLGFATASMAPGTYLFHTQFLNPIWGSFESANCKENVNLTIHVVRELVGMKLLKYNAKALCIGEGSAATVLTLQDLGFSNAGGVYRHRFFSLKSKQFVHELDFADNSFDFVLSRDVDKVSVPALLVLEIERVLSPGGIGAMLVEGVSGSFPNSLIRSATPVSSLLKSSNVVHVGYVQNFTLVVFKKRFLNASYLEQFRLPADCQSITNNKPFMDQLEPLVEEKPMEFEKRFSYLPMLVDVDTRKRLVYIDIGPGLHLNSNSLNWFLPSYPVDRKDFNVYFVDHNTSVLLSLVKKPGMTFVYHPGLAGDKDSDTPSFDEDIDPPMEIEGFDFLSWFKETVQYADFVVLKMNAGKVEIKFLLELFESGAICYVDEMFLNCSDNVDVAVAIKGECMDLFKGLRSSGVYVHQWWGD; translated from the coding sequence ATGGATTTGAAGGCTTTGAAATTCCAGATCCTTCATGGGTCTATTGCAAGGCGCATGCTTTACCGCTCATTCGTGGTCGCCTCGTGCATTTCAATCATTCCCTTGTTTCAAATTTTATCTGGTTCGGATTTTGGAACTATTGGGTCTTTGGCCACCACTGATTGTACCGCCAATTTGGGCTTTGCCACGGCGAGTATGGCTCCGGGAACGTATTTGTTTCACACCCAGTTCTTGAATCCGATTTGGGGCTCATTTGAGTCGGCGAATTGCAAGGAGAATGTGAATTTGACCATTCATGTGGTTAGAGAGCTAGTGGGTATGAAGTTGTTGAAATATAATGCGAAAGCTCTCTGCATTGGAGAAGGGTCGGCCGCGACCGTGTTGACATTGCAAGATTTGGGGTTCTCCAATGCTGGTGGTGTTTATAGGCACCGCTTTTTCTCGCTTAAGAGTAAGCAGTTTGTTCACGAGCTCGATTTCGCGGACAATTCATTCGATTTCGTCTTGTCCAGGGATGTTGATAAGGTTTCCGTCCCTGCATTGCTCGTGCTTGAGATCGAGCGCGTTCTTAGCCCGGGTGGCATTGGTGCCATGCTTGTGGAAGGCGTTAGCGGTTCATTCCCTAACAGCTTGATTAGGTCTGCCACCCCGGTTTCGTCGTTGCTGAAAAGCTCCAATGTTGTGCACGTTGGTTATGTGCAAAACTTTACTCTGGTTGTCTTCAAGAAGAGATTCCTAAACGCCAGTTACTTGGAGCAGTTTCGCCTTCCGGCTGATTGCCAGTCTATTACGAATAACAAACCTTTCATGGATCAACTTGAGCCTCTTGTGGAGGAAAAACCAATGGAGTTTGAGAAAAGGTTTTCTTATTTGCCCATGCTTGTGGATGTCGATACTAGGAAGCGGCTAGTCTATATTGATATTGGGCCAGGGTTGCATCTAAACTCTAATTCATTGAACTGGTTCCTGCCATCATATCCCGTGGATCGCAAAGATTtcaatgtttattttgttgatcaTAACACTTCAGTTCTGTTATCCCTTGTCAAAAAGCCTGGTATGACCTTCGTTTATCATCCGGGCTTGGCTGGAGATAAGGATTCGGATACCCCTAGTTTTGATGAAGACATTGATCCGCCAATGGAAATTGAAGGGTTTGATTTCCTTTCTTGGTTTAAAGAAACAGTGCAATATGCAGATTTTGTGGTCCTGAAGATGAATGCAGGTAAAGTGGAAATAAAGTTCCTCTTGGAGTTGTTTGAGAGCGGAGCGATATGCTATGTTGATGAGATGTTCCTGAACTGCTCAGACA